In the Sulfobacillus thermosulfidooxidans DSM 9293 genome, TGCGGCTTCTCATGAATTCGGTTGTGGTATTGCCCCATCTGAGAGACTCTTTTGTGTTCAACCTTCCCAATCTCCCCACTTCATTACCGGATTCTAATTACCGGATTCTATCTAAGAGATTTGAGAGAGTCTGGTGTTTGCAAATGTTAGCCAGGACCGCCCCACACACAGTTATAGGGATTTGGGGAAGCTATCCAACCCGGCACTTGACCACTGTAACCGACTGCGTAGGCTGTCAAAACGCCTTGGGGTAGGCCATCTAGAAGAGATATCTTTCCCGCCGTTGTCGACGGATTAACCCCTACGACAATGGTAACATCTCGATATGGATCGCCGATCGGTAGGTTCGGGTTATAGTACCAGGCTTTGTAGTTTATATTATTATAAAACGGTTCGGCTTCTCCGTATTCTACAGTCTGAGCCACGATGCTGGTCGCGGTACTATGTTTATATAATACGTGCAGTAATCCGAAAGGTCCGACACCTGAACTCGCCTGATCCTGCCCTTGACGGTAAGGAACGTCTACGCCATTGCTACCGCGATAGTTTTGGAAGATATAAAATATTGAATTCGGCGGATAAGAATATCCTCCAGGCCCCGTGCGGATAACATTAGGTTGAGACGGAGAGGTCATCGTGGGAACGGAAGCAGCCAATGCACTTCCTGAAGCTAATACCCAAAGTACCGATGCACCCACAATACTAACTAAGCGATTTTGACGCCAATGGCGTAATCTCGTTCTATACATAATTGATTCTCCGAGGATGCATCATACTCGGTAACAAGGGGATGTGATCACGTTTCCATCTTGCGAGCGTAGCCTTTTTTTCCAATGTCACTTCGTTGTCCATCTGATAATGATTCAGCACGAGCCCGACCGCTCTTTTTCCACCCAACTTTCCTAATACTACTGTACCCGAATTTTTTAAGGAAGGCACTGCGGTCTTTTCTTTATTATTCACCTGTTCGTCTCCTCTCTATGTTTGATCACTCATTCCAGATAATTGTGAACATCACCAATAAAATTTTCAATCTGTCTATCTCTAATCTTTAAACAATATTTATCGACAAAATTCTTAGCCGCGAAAGAAAATATTTTTTCCATATTTCGTGCAAAACCGAATTTGTCGCGCTGTTCACGAAGTCTTGATTAGTAGACCACCCGCGAAACAACATCGAACCCTTCTACCATTTCGATAATCTTCCTTCTTGTCTGTTGAGGAATTGATGAAAGACACCGATTGGGATGATGTAACACCTCTTTCGCGTGTGGGCGATTGGTGATTTCACATTTTAACCGGGGCGTCGTTCGGGAATCTGCGTATAGATCGCGGCGGTGAACCCGGCCGCCACCAATATCGTAGACACCGTCCTCTCGTACAGAGGCGGGACGACAACAGTCGCGTCTAATCCTGCCCGCGGACCACCAGTAAAGGGCGGAGTTGGTGCTGGATTTCTTGGCCCGTAGGGGTTTCTCAAAAAGCACAAATTAAGGATGTCAATCGCGTCGACAAAACGTTGCCGGATCAACAAAAACTGCCTTTGTTGGTAAGATCGTCTTAACGAGAAGTATAATGCAAAAGGCGGTTTTTTGGGATTTTTTGGGATGGCGAATCAAACTGTGCCATGAGTGATGACGAGATTGCCAGAGCCGCAAGAGGTCTTGACCGATCGTCCTCGGGGTTTACACCCGTTTCGGCCCTACCGGAAGGACCCAGTATTGTTACCGATGGACTTTACTGATATGATTCCGCTCCACCATGGGGTTCGGGTCGCCAACGACGCGGTGAATCACCTGACCGATGCGATTTTTGAGCACGTTTTTCCGGGCGAACCCCCCCTGCCCTCTCATCCCAAGCTCATGGCCAATACGCGTATACCCAACGTGTGTCCTCCTCTCGCCCAATTGCCAAAGCCGTCCGCGAGCAGATTCCCTGTCTGGGGTTAACCGGCCGCCAAACTCCGCATTTTTGGACCATCAATCGCTGTCGAGGCGAGCGGATGAAGGTCATCGTTCCTAAAAGTCGAACCAGAGCCATGAACGCGAATCCTGTAAAGCCAGCAAGCGTGTAGGATACGAGTCCTAAAGCCATATAACTAAACCAATCCCCAGTACCAGAAGTGGCTTTCGCCACCAGGATTTAGCAAGTGTCTCGACGAATCGCGTAATTTTTCCTCAAAGCATCCATATTATGGCATTATCACACTAACGTGAAGCCATGACAGGTTCTGCAATGGTAATTAGGCGGCGGCTTGAATAAGAAATTTATGGAACACAGCGTAATAGATCCCCTTGCGGGTCTTCTAGACAGTTGGACGCCTGCCGCGATGGCTTGCCACTATCTTCGCAAACAGTACCGCATGATCTGAATTCATCGCCCGTCACTGTCGGCCTATGGCTTCTCATTGCCCATGTTTTGTCCCCACCCATTGTCGCCACGCATCTGGTCGTGCGAGTTATCGACCCCGTCGCCTTAACGATGACCGTTTTCACCACGGTGTGCTCATGGCATGGGATCCCCCAGAAATTTAAGAGAAGCCGTTTCCATTCATGCCCTGCCCCCCACTTCTGCGTTCCCTCAATCGCCATGTCCTCAAGAAAGTTTTCGGTGATAATGGCTTCGGCACTCCAGAGTTCTGGTCTCCCGGCGGCCAAGGCATGGTCCAGACGAACGTTCTAGCCGGATCCACCTGTTCCTGCCGAAACGCGATACAAATGGCAGGTCCCACGGCTGAGACACTCACAACATCAAATTGGGGAAGGCCCGGTCGCCCCCGCTGGGGAAATCCGCAACTGTTCACGCACCACCGCACAGACGCCGAGTGCCAATGATTCCTTATCCTGCATTGCTGGCCTCCTATTGCGACGTATTGACCCAGTTCGGCACGGTGCTCTAGACCCGCTAAGCCCTATGGTGCAAAACGCTGTGATAAAACCCATCTCATTTCCGATAGGTGCGACATTGCAAGATTCACAAGCGAGAACCTGTTGATCAATTTGACCGTTTGTACCTACATAGTACTCATAAAGATAACGACCACCATTTGGTTGCTCGATACCGTTTTAATTAATCTCAATGTCGTTGACGACCGTCCCCAGCCAGACGTTGTGCTTATTGTAAACGTGCTCATATCCAAAGCCCTTGCCTGCCGACGTATTATAGCCCTGGCGTGTCCATACTACTTGCCCACTGCCATCTGGAGCTGTTGCCATACAGGAATAAATGGCATTCGACCCAGAATAGATGGTGTTTGGCGGCATGATGACCCTCCCGGGCCCACAACCATTTGTGGCGACATCATAGTGACCTGGGGCTGGCAACAAGAAGGCGGGATTTTCAATGACTAGCCGGACTGGCCCCTGATAACGAAGATATTATAATAACATGGAGCGAATATTCCAACAGTGGAAAGAGGGATCGCACGATGAATCAGGACGAGAGGAAAACGAAGCTCTTTTGGTATCATGAGGAAGACGGCGGGAATAGCATGAGCGACTATTTCCATACCTATAATTTGATGGATAATGCCAAGATTTTTATGGGCTACCTTGATGAAATGGTTGATACTTTTTTTGAAAGATGGCCTGAAGGAGAGTCGTATTGGCTTCCTTTGGTGCAGACCCTGCAATTTAATGAGATTCAAGTCCCCAAACACCTGGAGGCTGATTTTGCTGGGGTTGACTACCAGGAATTCTTAACCCAAATAAATTATAGTGTGGGAGAACTACGCAAATCCTGTGAGCTATTTCTAGGGTCCCCTTTTAGGTTTCCTAAACTGCAAGTAAAAAGGTTTGAGGAACATTAGACCGCGTGCTCGGCGTCCTCCGTCACGCGAATCGAGGGAGCCCATAGGCCGCCAGGGCTTTCAACTGTCGCAGCGCTCCAATGAGACGCTCATGCAAGATGACATCTGCATAGAACATGCGCTCCGCTCTGGGCTTCCTCTAGGTTGCTGCCGTACAGCGCCATTGTCTAAGGAGAATTTGCAAGATGTGCTATGCCCGATCTTATATCCCGACAATCCGGGACTCGTAGCAAGCAATCACACGTTTCACACCTTCCTCATCGGGGGCGGACCAGTGGAGTATCTGGTCCCGGACGGTCACATTGTGACGGAGTGGAGTCGGCTAGTGGATTGAAGACAGCCGTAGACCACCGACTGGTTCGTTGGCATTCAGTTCACCCTAGCGGAAACCGGCAAGCCGACATGACGCCCCGATATAGTTATTTCCCTCAACGGTCGCCCATTGCGGTCTTTAAATTGAAAAATTCTGCGAACGCGCAAGCTACAACCGATCAAACCGTCCATGATTTGCAGACCTATAATGCCAAATATCCCGCTCTTTTTACCTATAATGAACTTTTGATGCTTCGGATGGCATCGTCGCCCGGTGTGGCTCGCTCACGGTATCGCATGACGGAGGGAAGTATTTGGGAATTGAATAGTGGGCCACATATGGCGAAGCCTACGCGGCGATAATGCAATGGATTGCCTTTTATAACCCAGATCGGCTGCATGGGAGCTGAGAATTTTGGTCCCCGGCGACGATGCGACAACGAGTCGCTGGAGGGCAAGCGACCGGGATGCCCGTCAAAGTGTAGAAAAGCTAGCGACTTTTGCACTGGGGGACAGGGGCGAGGTGACGCCCTGGCCCCTGTCCCCCAGTCCCAGCCCGTAGGGCTGATAGGATGTCCCAATGCGTATCCGCGTGAAAGAGATCGCAAATGTCCAAATTTGAAGAGCAGAATCGAACTGGGACCTGACGGATAGTATGGCGCTGCTGAAGAGTCCGTCATCGCCGGTACCATTGCCCTCAGTTCCTGCTGGCTATGGGGACCCGCGCAGACCTTTAACGTGCTCACCACGGCCGTCCTCTTTGGACTCGTAACGACGCATACCTTTATGAATTTTGTTCGGATGCGACTGGGGTGGGAGCCCGGACTCGTCCCCTGGATTTTGTATGGGTTTCTGCTGATTAACGCCATGGGTCTTTTCTGGCTGGTCCTGTATGAGTCCACGTGGCCCTTAGTCTTTCCGTTGGCGTGGTCCGGTATCTTAGGGCCATCCTGCTGCTCGGAGCCTGGTATTACGCAGCGCGGATGCGTCACCGCGTCCCGCCAGAGCGTGCCCACCAACTCGGCGTCGTCCACGATCCGACCTAATCTCTCCCATCGTGCAAGAAGCCCGGGCCCCGAGAATCTCTCGGCCCGGGCTTTTCTATGCCACCAACCTCGGCCTTGTAATCTGTCCGTCTCTTCAGCGCATTAACCGATGATAGAGGACGGAGCGACTTAAACGCTCGGCACGAGCGGCTCGACGCGAGAGCCGGATGACGACTCCAGATCGTGCGCCGTCTCTTCCAACGAGCGGCGACGGGTTTCCGGAATCCCAACGGCCGTCACGAGGGCGGCCAAGGCGGCCACGCCAGCCAGAAACCCAATCGCTCCCGACTCCCCCCAGCGATGAAAGAGCTCCGGAAAGACAAACGCACTTAAGGCAGCTCCCACCCGCCCCGAGGCCACGGTGATGCCTTGGACAATGCTCCGAATTTTGGTGGGTGCTAATTCGACGCCTAACATCCCGGCTGCCGAAATCGATCCCGGCCCCGCTTGGGACATCAGATTTTGCCCACCATAGAGTAGCAAACTAATGAGCGGAATCGCGGTCGCGCCGCCTTGATAGGCGCCAAAGGCGACCAAGCAGCCGGCAATGCCGAGAAAGCCGAGGACCTGTAACGGTTTGCGGCCCCATCGGTCAATGAGCAGAACACTAATCAGCGCTCCCGGGACCACAAAGCCAAATTCCATGAGTAACTGAAACAGCCCTGGGGATAAGCCTAACCCTTTGGCAATCAGCGACGGGCCAAATAAAATGCCAGAATACGCGACAATATCAAAGAGAAACCACAAGAACGCGGCCGTCGCAATCCGGCGACCATGCGTCGCCCAAAATGCCGCTAGAGGCCGTTGGTCAGGCCGCACGGCCCATTCTGTCGACAGGGACGTCCCTGTCGCCTGCTGAATCACCGTCCGCGCCTCCTCTGTATCCCCTTCGATCCGGGCCAAAAACCGGGCCGTTTCCGGCATTTTGCGGCGCAAAGCAATCACCGAGATGGCCGGGACCGCGCCAAATCCGAGAACCACCCGCCAAATAATATCCGGGGCCACATGCCACGCCATCAAGAGCAAATACAATCCGGCAGCCGTCGTAGCGCCGAGCCCCCACGTGAGACCAAACCCCATGGCCAGGGTTTTGCCGCGGTCTTTCGCATTCGCGTGTTCCGCCATAATCACGGGAGACAGCACATAATCCGCCCCGATGCCCACGCCCAGAATGAACCGCACTGCGATTAAGGCATCCACATTCGGAACCACCGCTTGGAGGACCGCCCCAATCGCCATAATCGTGACATCCAAGCCATAAAACGTTTTGCGGCCTTTGTTGCCCAAGACGCCAAAGAGCAGGGCCCCCAAGGCCGCCCCGATTAACGCGGAACCGGCCAGCAACGAACTTTGCCACTCCGTTAAGGATTTGACACCGAAGCTGGCCAATACGAGCGTCAGCACAATCCCCACGGACGACAAATCATAACCGTCCGTAAAAACCCCCATCCCCGTGGTCACCATGGAACGCCATTGAAAACGGTTAAACGCCATCCGATCCAACGGGGAAAACCCCTCTGATGCTTTTGCCATGATCGTGTTCGTCCTCCTCATATGATGACATCATAAGCGGCGCGTGCCAGCACTCCTCCGGGGCCCCTTGGTCGCCCACTGCGGGGTACGCCTGTAATGCGGTGACCGCGATGGTTCCCTGCTCGACACACTGGATATCCGTTGGTGCCGCGTCCTGTCCCGCACCCGACGACTGGTGGCGTCCCAAAAGCTGAACTCGTCCCGGTTCCGTTGCCGGAATCACCTCAGGCACGATCGGCGCGGGATCCAGCGACACCCAGCACCACACCGCCGCCGGAGCGGCCGGCAAATTAATATTCAGATACTGCCCCCGCCGCTGTGCGGCGGCCATAAGCCAACTATCCCCAAAGTGCAAGAGCATCCGGGTCAGCGTCTCCCACGATGCGCCCTCGGACGCCGAGAGGGCCAGCGCCGGAACTTGGTGCCAGGCGGCTTCGCGAGCTGCCGCGACCGTGCCCGACCCCAGGATTTGATGACCCACATTCCACCCGTGATTAATGCCTGACACGACCATCGCCGGCCGGGTCCCACAGGCCCCGGCCAACGCCAACCGCACACAATCCACGGGTGTCCCCGTCACCACATATCCCCAGGTATCCGTGTGAAACCGTTGCGTGTCCATCCGCACCGGCCCGAGCGTGACACTATGCCCCCGGCCACTGTGGTTCTGCGCCGGTACCACGACCATGACGTCGTGGCCCAGACCACGCAAACTGGTGATTAACACATCCAGCCCCATGGCACCAACCCCATCATCATTTGTCACTAATATGGGTCCCATCTCCTCCAACCTCCTGTTCAGACTCTGCGCCCGGACCGCAACCGATTTGTCGACCGGTCTTTTCACGCGACCTGACATGCGAAGTCCCGGCGGCTACCCCTCATCCAAAACAGGTCCGTGGCCAGTTCCAACGGTCGAGCACGCGTTGACGATAGCAAGATTCTATTGTGGCCCGGTAAAGAGTGGGTAAAAATCGTGCGAAGATTGTGTTAAGGCCTTACCGGTGTGTGGAAGTCGGCTCGCTAATTTGGGCAACACGGGGCCATTCCCCGGATTGCCGAATGCGCCGGCATCACCCCATCATTCGGTCCGGTTGTCATCCCTGAGGAGGGGAGCAATTCACGACGCGACATCACCCGATGACGACAACGCCAATCGTTTCTTAATCAATTTTTAACACGCCGCATCGCATAAATTTCATGCACCTGTGATGAAATACCCGTAACACCACTAGAAGGAGAGATCTGCATGCGCTGTGGCTACGTGAGTCCCGAACCCTTAAGTCACTATCTCCCCACGGCTCAGGCATTGGTCCCGATTCGGCGATTCGAAACAATCAATCAAATTCTTCATGCCCTCATCCATCATCAAATTACGTGTCTGGCCATCAATGTGCAGGGTCTCCCGGATACCGCAACCTTCAGTGCCGTGCTGGAGACAGCAGAGACGGAAGGCATCCCGATCCTGTTGCTAACGCACTATCTGCAATCGAAGATGTGGCAAATCACACCTGTCCAGTCGACGGCTCCGATGCTGTCCCAATTCACTCAATCCCCGACTCCTTCGTGCCTGACCCTGTGGCCCGTCGTGCGTCATCATCATCACCCCGTGGATCTAGCGCCACGAGCCATCGCCCTATTAAGCATTTTGGCCACCTACGCTGATCAGGTGCTTTCGTTATCCCAAATCAATGAGGAAGCGCAACACCGTGGCATCCCTCCCTGGACGGCCCAAAGTCTGCGCGTCACCGTACATCATCTCAATCATCACCTACGGCCTCTCCACATCGTGACACATCGGGGGTATGGCTATCGCTTTATCCCCTGTGCCGATGCGGTCCATGCGTCTAACGGTCATCGTGTCCCAAACGACGAGACCGCATCCACCCCATCTGTCTGACTACGAAGCCCACGCCTCATGCACGGTCCAGGCCCATTCCGACAGCTGGGACTGAGAGACCAGGAAGGCAATACTCAAGATCCCGCATTGGGTGCGTAATTCTGTCCAACTCGCGTAACAAACACCGCCGGGTATGGCGGTTTTTCGTTCATTTAACCGGAATACGCTTTCACTTGCTCCATGGCATTTCATCAATATGGTCCAGAATTCATTCCTCAACAGTGTCCTAACTTGCTGTTTAGCCCCGCAGCAACTGCAGATTGATTGTGACAGACGATCGGCTCCTTTTGGGGATTGGTTCCCTAACGCTCACGTCGGCCAATCAGGGGCCTGGTATTCGCGGCGTGGGACGGTGGATCCATTGTCCGTGATGTTTTCAGCAAACCGGCGATTCGCGGACATCGCTTACGCTGATGTTCAGAAGGTCTGAGTGGTGTGAACTCTGTCAATGACCTTCCCCAGCGGTAAGGAAACCGTCAAATTTTTAACCTGTCCACCACATCCCTCGGACCGTTTCAGCGTCCCGCGACTGTGCTCTTCAGTGTCTTGCGTCAAACCGTTAGACGCTTCTAGCTACCTGCAACGAACGCGATGTCCCATTGAGGGTTGCATAGAGATTGGAATCAGGAAGTGTATCGTTATGCGGGTATTTAATGCGTCATGTTTAAACTTAATCTTCCTGCAATCTTCACAATCTAATCGCATAGTCTTAATACCCAGTTGATACAGTGGGTGCGTCACACAAGCTCACGAGAAAGGAGATACCATTGTGGCGCATCATTGCTGGGTCTGGGGACACCGCGGATATCCCGCGTGTTATCCGGAAAACACGGCTGCCAGTTTTGCCGCGGCTATTGCTGGAGGAGTCAATGGCATTGAAACCGACCTACAGTTGACCGCGGACGGCGAGGTGGTGCTTTTTCACGACACGCACTTAGACCGCGTCACGAACCTTACCGGGATGGTGCGGGCGAAACGTTGGCCCGAACTGCAACAGGCCCGCGTTCGGCAGCCCAACGGGGCCTTATCGACCGAAGGCCTCCTGCGGTTGGACGATTTATTTCAGATGTTCGCCAACACCACCCAGTATTGTTTAGAACTGAAACCGTTAGATGATACCAGAAATACGCTGGTGAACCGGACGATCGAGATCATTCAACGAATGGGAATGACCTCCCAGATTATAGTGTCCTCCTTTGACGTCGCGTCTTTGCGACTCATGGCGACACACGTGCCCCGGATTCCCCGGGCCTTGGCTATCAATGCCTTCGCCGTCGACACCTGGCAACAGGCCGTTTCCGAATGCGCCCCCCAGTGGGTGCATCTCCACTATCAGGATTGGGAAGTTTGGCAATCCTTTGGAGACACCCGTATTCCGACGGCGTTGTGGGGCTTTACCTCACGCGATCAAGTCGCTCTCACGCTCAAACATCGATGGCCCGCGGCCCTCTTCGTGGATGATCCGCACTGGCCCTACAGTTCGAAGGTGTCCCTATGTTAAAAAAACACGCTATGCGCAACAGAACGTCATGGAGGAAAGTCTCTGCCCCCGCGGACCGCTTCCATCTCGAAAAGCATGCGACGCCCTGGCTCATGCTGGCGCCCGCTCTCCTCGGGCTGAGTGTTTTTGTGTTAATTCCGACGTTAGCGATTGTGGGATTGAGCTTTACGAACTGGAATTTGCTGACGCCTCACCCGCACTGGACCGGCCTTACGAACTACCGATCGGTGCTCACCTCGGTAGACTTCTGGAATGCCATGGAACATACAGCGCTCTATGCGGCCGCCGTGGCGATCGTCATTTTGCCAGCCAGTTTTGGACTGGCCTGGATTCTGAATGCTCCGCTTCGCGGGCGTCATGTGTACCGCATGATTGTCTTTCTCCCCTATGTGATGCCTTTAGCTGCTAGTGGCATTGTGTTCAGTGGCCTGCTGGCACCCTCAACCGGATTGATCAACATGCTGCTTGGCCGCATGCACATTGCTGGCCCCAATTGGTTGGGTTCCGTCCATTGGGCCTTAATCTCTGTCATTGCCGTCACCATTTGGGAATACCTCGGGTTTTACATGCTGCTCTTCCTCAGTGGCCTGCAGCAGCTGAACCCTGCACTCTCGGAAGCCGCCGCCATCGATGGGGCCGGAAGCTGGCGTCAATTCTGGCATATCATTTTACCCCAATTGATACCCACAATCGTTTTTGCTGGGGTAATGGTCGTGATCCAGACCTTTCAGGCCTTTGACCAAATCTATGTCATGACCGCTGGAGGGCCCGTCACGGCGACAACGACGTTGGTGTATTACATTTATGAACAAGGATTTCAATTTTTTAATGTCGGCCAAGCCTCTACCGCTTCGGTTTTGTTCGTCCTGCTCATCGGCGCGATTACGGTATTGCAGTGGCGCGGGATGCATCGGTGGGGAGGTGATGCCTCATGAACAACACTCACCACCGTTGGCTGTGGCATCTGCCCCTGATCCTCTTAAGCGCCATCATGGTGCTGCCTTTGTGGTGGATGATTGTCGCGGCTTTCGATCCCATGCACGCCTTAATGGGGGGGCATCTCGT is a window encoding:
- a CDS encoding glycerophosphodiester phosphodiesterase, with translation MAHHCWVWGHRGYPACYPENTAASFAAAIAGGVNGIETDLQLTADGEVVLFHDTHLDRVTNLTGMVRAKRWPELQQARVRQPNGALSTEGLLRLDDLFQMFANTTQYCLELKPLDDTRNTLVNRTIEIIQRMGMTSQIIVSSFDVASLRLMATHVPRIPRALAINAFAVDTWQQAVSECAPQWVHLHYQDWEVWQSFGDTRIPTALWGFTSRDQVALTLKHRWPAALFVDDPHWPYSSKVSLC
- a CDS encoding winged helix-turn-helix domain-containing protein, which produces MRCGYVSPEPLSHYLPTAQALVPIRRFETINQILHALIHHQITCLAINVQGLPDTATFSAVLETAETEGIPILLLTHYLQSKMWQITPVQSTAPMLSQFTQSPTPSCLTLWPVVRHHHHPVDLAPRAIALLSILATYADQVLSLSQINEEAQHRGIPPWTAQSLRVTVHHLNHHLRPLHIVTHRGYGYRFIPCADAVHASNGHRVPNDETASTPSV
- a CDS encoding carbohydrate ABC transporter permease, producing MLKKHAMRNRTSWRKVSAPADRFHLEKHATPWLMLAPALLGLSVFVLIPTLAIVGLSFTNWNLLTPHPHWTGLTNYRSVLTSVDFWNAMEHTALYAAAVAIVILPASFGLAWILNAPLRGRHVYRMIVFLPYVMPLAASGIVFSGLLAPSTGLINMLLGRMHIAGPNWLGSVHWALISVIAVTIWEYLGFYMLLFLSGLQQLNPALSEAAAIDGAGSWRQFWHIILPQLIPTIVFAGVMVVIQTFQAFDQIYVMTAGGPVTATTTLVYYIYEQGFQFFNVGQASTASVLFVLLIGAITVLQWRGMHRWGGDAS
- the surE gene encoding 5'/3'-nucleotidase SurE, with amino-acid sequence MGPILVTNDDGVGAMGLDVLITSLRGLGHDVMVVVPAQNHSGRGHSVTLGPVRMDTQRFHTDTWGYVVTGTPVDCVRLALAGACGTRPAMVVSGINHGWNVGHQILGSGTVAAAREAAWHQVPALALSASEGASWETLTRMLLHFGDSWLMAAAQRRGQYLNINLPAAPAAVWCWVSLDPAPIVPEVIPATEPGRVQLLGRHQSSGAGQDAAPTDIQCVEQGTIAVTALQAYPAVGDQGAPEECWHAPLMMSSYEEDEHDHGKSIRGVFPVGSDGV
- a CDS encoding MFS transporter produces the protein MAKASEGFSPLDRMAFNRFQWRSMVTTGMGVFTDGYDLSSVGIVLTLVLASFGVKSLTEWQSSLLAGSALIGAALGALLFGVLGNKGRKTFYGLDVTIMAIGAVLQAVVPNVDALIAVRFILGVGIGADYVLSPVIMAEHANAKDRGKTLAMGFGLTWGLGATTAAGLYLLLMAWHVAPDIIWRVVLGFGAVPAISVIALRRKMPETARFLARIEGDTEEARTVIQQATGTSLSTEWAVRPDQRPLAAFWATHGRRIATAAFLWFLFDIVAYSGILFGPSLIAKGLGLSPGLFQLLMEFGFVVPGALISVLLIDRWGRKPLQVLGFLGIAGCLVAFGAYQGGATAIPLISLLLYGGQNLMSQAGPGSISAAGMLGVELAPTKIRSIVQGITVASGRVGAALSAFVFPELFHRWGESGAIGFLAGVAALAALVTAVGIPETRRRSLEETAHDLESSSGSRVEPLVPSV